The following coding sequences are from one Comamonas koreensis window:
- a CDS encoding TetR family transcriptional regulator produces MSKQQGQQEPTSQPPQTDEPGASAGMRQALLDAGKTEFANYGYDGARLERIAAKAGCAKRMLYYYFGNKKDVYLAVIEQSYTDIRASEESLNLDALEPLQALHALAQKSFDYHANNQAFTRLVLQENFQGGEMLGQISNTESLRRAALTPLERILERGVAQGLFKPEVTATDVHYLISALSGFRIDHAATWRSLLQVDLLGDSLRERHLQMLLDQVEALVCVRAAQG; encoded by the coding sequence GTGAGCAAGCAGCAAGGCCAGCAAGAGCCAACCTCTCAACCCCCCCAGACCGATGAGCCCGGCGCATCGGCAGGCATGCGCCAGGCCCTGCTCGACGCCGGCAAGACCGAGTTTGCCAACTATGGCTATGACGGCGCCCGGCTCGAACGCATAGCGGCCAAGGCCGGCTGCGCCAAGCGCATGCTGTACTACTACTTCGGCAACAAGAAGGATGTGTACCTGGCCGTCATCGAGCAAAGCTACACCGATATCCGCGCCTCCGAAGAAAGCCTGAACCTCGACGCGCTAGAGCCGTTGCAAGCGCTGCATGCACTGGCCCAGAAAAGCTTTGACTACCACGCCAACAACCAGGCCTTCACCCGCCTGGTGCTGCAGGAGAACTTCCAGGGCGGCGAAATGCTGGGCCAGATCTCCAACACCGAATCATTGCGCCGCGCGGCCCTCACCCCCCTGGAGCGCATCCTGGAGCGCGGCGTGGCCCAGGGCCTGTTCAAGCCCGAGGTCACTGCCACCGATGTGCACTACCTGATCTCTGCGCTGAGCGGCTTTCGCATCGACCACGCCGCCACCTGGCGCAGCCTGCTGCAGGTGGACCTGCTGGGCGACAGCTTGCGCGAGCGCCATCTGCAGATGCTGCTGGACCAGGTGGAAGCGCTGGTGTGTGTGCGGGCAGCGCAAGGCTGA
- a CDS encoding LysR family transcriptional regulator produces MELRHLRYFLAVAECGHITRAAERLGIQQPPLSQQILALENELGSALFRRHPKGVDLTDLGHELRAEAERLLGDFGAMQQRIEAYARGERGHLRIGFTSSAAAHAFTPEVLRTCRKSHPDILLSVSENNAAEITEAVAAQRLHCGFLRVPVAHPDGLAFEPLLREEALLAIPVDHRLAHNSAQPVMLEELDGEKLVLVRRPGAPGLYANLLALCAQRHVHVEVAAEVERMMTNVNLVAAGVGLSIVPASIKGSHRHAVVYRSLDPSLDLWAPLTLVYRAHDCDGPLGTVIALAKKLAKRHASKSR; encoded by the coding sequence ATGGAACTGCGTCATCTCCGGTATTTTCTTGCGGTGGCCGAATGCGGCCATATCACGCGTGCCGCAGAGCGCCTGGGCATCCAGCAGCCGCCGTTGTCGCAGCAGATTCTGGCGCTGGAGAACGAGCTGGGCAGCGCGCTGTTTCGTCGCCATCCCAAAGGCGTGGATCTCACCGATCTGGGCCATGAGCTGCGCGCAGAAGCCGAGCGGCTGCTGGGCGACTTTGGCGCCATGCAGCAGCGCATCGAGGCGTATGCGCGCGGTGAGCGGGGCCATCTGCGCATAGGCTTCACCAGCTCGGCGGCGGCGCATGCCTTCACCCCGGAAGTGCTGCGCACCTGCCGCAAGTCGCACCCCGACATCTTGCTGAGCGTCAGCGAAAACAACGCCGCTGAAATCACCGAAGCCGTCGCGGCGCAACGTCTGCATTGTGGCTTTTTGCGCGTGCCGGTGGCTCACCCGGATGGATTGGCGTTCGAGCCCCTGCTCCGGGAAGAAGCGCTGTTGGCCATCCCGGTGGACCACCGGTTGGCGCACAACAGCGCCCAGCCCGTCATGCTGGAGGAGCTCGATGGCGAGAAACTGGTGCTGGTGCGCAGACCCGGTGCGCCAGGCCTGTATGCCAATCTGCTGGCGCTGTGTGCACAACGCCATGTCCATGTGGAAGTGGCCGCCGAAGTCGAGCGCATGATGACCAATGTGAACCTGGTGGCAGCAGGCGTGGGCTTGTCCATTGTTCCGGCGTCGATCAAAGGATCGCATCGCCATGCGGTGGTGTATCGCTCACTCGATCCGTCCCTCGACCTTTGGGCGCCGTTGACCTTGGTGTACCGCGCGCATGACTGCGATGGCCCGTTGGGCACGGTGATCGCCTTGGCCAAGAAGCTGGCCAAGCGCCATGCCTCCAAAAGCAGGTGA